In Alkalihalobacillus sp. AL-G, the genomic stretch AAGAAAGTTACATTCATTCCTGGAGCCCTTCCAGGGGAAGAGGTTATAGCGAAAGTTGACAAATCCTTTCCAAATCGGATCGAAGCGAATTTAGCCACTATAAAGAAACGATCAGATGACCGGGTAAAACCCCCATGTCCGATTTATGAGGAATGTGGAGGCTGTCAGTTGCAGCATCTTAAGTATGAAGCTCAGCTTCGCGAAAAGAAGGATATTGTTCGTCAAGCATTTCAGCGGTATACGAGTTACAATGCCCATCATATACCGTTAAAAGATACGATTGGAATGGAAGACCCTTGGAACTACCGAAATAAAAGTCAGCTTCAGGTGGCTAAAAAAGAGGCGGGAGTTATTGCGGGACTTTATGGTATCGGATCTCACAAGCTGATTGATTTGACGAATTGTATGGTCCAGCATCCCGAAACATCGAATGTCACGAATGTGATCAAATCGATTCTGGGGGATCTGAACATTTCGATTTATAACGAAAGAAAACGTACAGGGATGGTCAGGACGATTGTAACGCGAGTGAGTTTTCAAACCAAACAGGTACAGGTTGTCCTAGTAACGGCCGAACGTAATCTTCCTAAAAAAGACTTGCTTATTCAGGAGATTAAAAGTCGCTTGCCACAAGTCGTTTCTCTTTTACAAAACATTAACGGACAAAAAACATCGGTCATTTTCGGAGATAAAACGATCCATTTGGAAGGCGGAGAAACAATCCAAGAGACACTTGGTGATCTTTCATTTGAGTTATCCGCAAGAGCCTTTTTTCAATTGAATCCAATTCAAACGGTAAAATTATATAACCAAGTTCGGAGAGCGGCGAAACTGACTGGTGTAGAAAAAGTAGTTGATGCATATTGTGGAGTTGGAACGATCGGGTTGTGGCTAGCAAAGGATGCAAAAGAAATACGCGGAATGGATGTCATTCAGGATTCAATTCGGGATGCCTCCGAAAATGCCATCAAACATGGCTATTCGAATGCTGACTATGTAACGGGTAAAGCAGAATATTGGCTTCCTAAATGGCTGAAGGAAGGCTGGAAACCTGACGTCATCGTGGTCGATCCTCCTCGGACAGGCTGTGACCAAACGTTTTTACAAACAGTTGCGAAAATCAAACCGAAAAAATTGGTTTATGTATCATGTAACCCATCAACCCTAGCAAAAGACGTCAATTTCTTATCTGAATCAGGATTCAAAATACAAAGTTTACAGCCTGTGGATATGTTCCCGCATACGTCACATGTTGAAGTAGTTGCAGCCTTAACTTTAAACAAAAAATAGCTAAAAACACGCCTGACTTACACATCAGACGTGTTTTTTACACGCAGGAGTATAACTTTTTAGCAAGAAGAATTACCGACGTTGGAGAAAAGTTTACGTCCTAAGTATAAGTGCAACTAGGGGCGATCGCCTTCACTAAGGCTTGGCGCTAGCCAAGTTTTCTTTAGATATATCCACAACTTATGCACAGTTTTTGTTAATAAATCCACATACGGGTAAGGTTATACACAACAGCAAAATAAGGATTCATAAAGTTATTAACATTTTTCACAGTGCTGTGGATAAGGTTACCCACAATCCTTGTGTTTATCCACAATTAAAAGAGACTTGCCGGGGAAGGGACAAGTCTCTTCGTTCAGTCTTACAGAGGTTATTTTTGTCTTGCTCTCTTACTAGCCGCAGCGGCTCGTTCTTGAGCTTGCAGATCGTTTGAGTCGGCAAGTTCTTGGGAAAACTCCACATCACGGCCATCTGGAGCCATGTTCTGCTTGTTTTGTGCTTGTCTGCGAGCACGTTTGTCTTTTCCCATGAGTAAACCCTCCTTAGACGCTTGGTGAGAGGATGACCTCTCGCTATTATGATGTACACAATAAAGCAATCTATAAGAGGAAAGAAAGGGAAATCGTGTGAATATGTGGTTGGTGAAACGGCTGCATTATAAAGGATATCAAGTACTGAGCTCGAAACACCTTACGCTGAAGTTTCCCTGCCAACACTCGAAGACTCAAGCTTCACGAATAACTTCTTCGTTTACCGCTTCGCGTAATGTGTATAAATAATAGGTGTCACGCTCAATTTGGTATAAATCATAAACGTCTTCAAACGTGTTTAATTGTTGATATATTTCTGTTCGGACATCGTTAGCAAGCGTAATGTATGGAAATTTTTGCGCAGCATACTTTGAACGAAGATTCGTTTTTCGGATTCGCATCAAAATCGTTTGGATTTCCTTCTCAAAAAAGAGTTCATTGAAAAATTCCTCTTTTGCTGGCTGGTTATACCCTTTTCCGTGATATGGCTTTCCGAGCCATGTTCCTAAAAAACCACATTGATTTTGGATATCAAAAAGGTTGATCGTTCCAATCGGGTTATGCCATTCATCCAAAATGGTTCTCGAGATCAACTCACCACGATCTTCGGCCTCAATTGTTTGTTTCGTCAAAAACATGAATTCCTCGAATGAGCCTGCCTTTTGACGCACAAAAGGGAAGACCGCTGGGTCCACCATCAAATCGTACAAAACATGACACTCTGAAAGATCACGTTTCTTTAACATGTTCTACATCCTCTCCCAGAGGGCAGACTGATTCCACCCTCGAATTAAACGTTCTAATTCGGGGTGGGAATCGAACCCACTAAGACCAGATGTTTCTGGTGGCGCACCAATTGCCTTCCCTTGCCTGTATTCAATTAAATTTTTTATTTAAGTAAACCAAATTTATAAGATAATCATAATAGATTTTTACAAAAAAGAAAATAAACTTTTTTTGTCATTTTTTAGCTTTTTTTAACGAATGAGTTCATGAATATTAGTCCGATTTCTGATACACAATTTCACCATTGATCATCGTCAAAATGGGAAGTGCCGAAAAGTGGAAAGGATGGTTATTCCACAAAGTAATATCGGCGTCTTTTCCAACTTCAAGACTTCCGACCCGTTCATCAATACCGAGGTTTTTGGCAGGATTAATTGTAATTCCCGCAATCGCTTTTTCGATGGGCAGACCTTCTCGTACAGCAAGGGCAGCACACACATTCAAGTACTGTATAGGTACGTATGGATGGTCGGTTGTTATGGAAACCGCTACATCGTGCTCACTTAAAATCCTATAGGTTTGCCACGTTTTATTTTTGAGTTCAATTTTCGATTTACGGGTAAGTGTAGGTCCGACTGAGACTTGAAGGTTCCGGTCCGCTAGCTCTGAAACGACTAAGTGACCCTCTGTACAGTGTTCAATGCGTAGGTCGAGATCAAACTCATCTGCGAATCGAACTGCAGAAAGAATATCATCGGCACGATGGGCGTGGATTCGAACAGGCATTTCCCGCTTCAACACGGAAATGATCGGCGCTATTCGTAAGCAATTTGGGTTATCTGTGTGTTTTGCTTTATAAAATTCTTCTCGTAACATTCCCATGATGCCCATCCTCGTAATCGAATCATTGTGTCTGCCGCTATGAATCCGTTTCGGGTTTTCTCCAAGTGCAATTTTCAGGCCGGCTTTTTCCTTTACGAGCATGTTCTTGACGTTCTTTCCATGAGTCTTGATGACAGCGGTTTGGCCGCCAATCACATTTGCGCTGCCAGGCATAACATGAACGGTCGTAATTCCAAACTTAATGGCATCATTGAAGGCAATATCGAGTGGATGTATGCTATCGATGGCTCGGATATGGGGTGTTAAAGGTTCATGGGTTTCATTTGCGTCGTTTCCAGCCCAGCCGGTGCCTTCATCATATAATCCGAGATGGGTATGGACATCGATAAAACCAGGCAGCAAATGCATTCCGGTTGCTTCAAAGACATTCATGTTATTTTGAACTGATATACTTTCAGCGATTTGTGTAATTTTCCCGTTTTCAATTAACAGATCGCCGGATTTTACAGACGAAGTAACCGGGTATAGGGTTGCATTTTTTATCAATGTTTTCATTGGTGTACCTCATTTGGATTTAATGTTATATAGCGTATCTGTTCATGCTGAGAAGTTATTTATTATAGATTGCATTTAAAGCAGATGTAAGTGTAGGAAATTGAAATTTATAGCCATCGTTTAATGCCTTCTGTGGATAAACCTTTTGACCGTCCAAAATCAATGTACTCATCTCACCAAGTGCACCGCGTAATAAAAATCCTGGGGTAGGAAACCAATGCGGCCGGTTTAGTGTTTTTCCAAGTACTTTTCCGAAAACATGCATCTGCACTGGATGAGGAGAGGTGGCATTCAAGGGTCCATCAACGGTTTCATTGTTAATCGCAAAATCAATCAGACCGACAATATCATTTATATGAATCCAGGAGTACCATTGCTCACCAGAACCAATAGGTCCTCCGGCAAATATTTTATAGGGAATTGCAATCCGGGGCAGTGCACCTTCATCGCCATCCAGGATCAAACCGAAGCGGGTATAAACAACACGCACCCCGAAAGCTTTTGCTTTTGCAGCTTCCCGTTCCCAGTTTTCTGTAACGTGGGAAAGAAAATCATTGCCTGGTTCCTGTACAGTTTCATCAAATGTTCTCGTCATGGACGTACCGTAAAAACCGATTGCTGATGCGTTTATTAAAACAGAGGGCTTATTTGGTTGAGCTGCAATTATATTGACGATTTCTTGAGTTGCGGTGATCCGGCTCGATATGATTTTTTCCTTTTTTTCTTCCGTCCATCGACCGTTAATCGTTTCTCCTGCCAAATTGACGATAGCTGACAGATCCGGTAATTCAGTACTAGGATCACTGTCGTCCGTGAGCCATTTTATGTAGGTTACGTTGTTTTTATCGGGTTTGTCTTCTGGGTTTCGGGTTAGTACATACACAGAGTATCCCTGGCGAGTTAGGTGATCGGTCAGTGCTTGTCCAACAAAACCAGTCCCACCTGTTATGGCGATATTCATTGCGAACTCCTCCTAATACTTGCTTATGTTTGTATTCGCCTTTACATTTGATTTTTCCTTTAAGAGGTTCTAAAAGCCATGTGTTTAATATGAATTAAGAGTTTAGTGCAAAGGACCCAGTATTATCCTTTAAAAGGGGGCATGTGCTAAACTGATGGAAGAGGTGGTCCGAATGAAAATAACAAAGATCACAGTTCAAAAGAAAAATAAAAGCCGATACAATGTTTATGTTGATTGTGGGCATGGGGAAGAATTCGGATTTGCAATTGATGAGGATGTCTATATTAAGTTTGGAATTGAAAAGGGCATGGAACTCAGTGCGAAGGAAATATCCGAATTACAGTCAGAGGACGAAGTGCGAAAAGGCTTTAATCAGGCTGTGAACTATTTATCGTACAGAATGAGGTCGTGTCAAGAAATCGTCGAATATTTAAAGAAGAAGGAAGTTCCCACTTCAGCAATTGAGGCGATTATGAAACGCCTTCAAGAATTAAAGTATATAGATGACCTTGAGTTCGCAAAAATGTTCATACGTAGTAAAGTGACAACTTCTCAAAAAGGACCGAAAGCGCTGGAACAAGAGTTGAAGCTGAAGGGTGTTTCGGAAGCGATCATAGAAAAGGCGATCCTTGTATATCCACAAGATCAGCAAATTGAATCCGCGACAAAGCTTGCAAAGAAAAAGGCGAAACAGAACCAAAAACTAAGTGAGATAGCGGCAAAGCAAAAGATCGGTCAGCTTTTGAAGCAAAAAGGTTTTTCATGGACTATTATTGAACAAGCAATTGAAAAAGCCTCCCTTCAAAAAGATGAACAAGAAGAGCGGGAGGCATTGGATATACAAGCTCAAAAGGCCCATCGTAAGTATCGGAAATTTTCAGGCTGGGAATATAAACAGAAGATGAAGCAGCAATTGTATAGAAAAGGATTTTCTATCGAGCTGATTGATGAATGGCTAAATGAAACTGAGATTAGCGATCAATAAAAATCTCTGCTTGACCGGCATTTTGGTCAACAATCAGCTCGGCTACGGTATCAGGACTCTTTAAGCGGGAGCGGTCTTTGATGTGGTCCGTTTCATCCCAAAACGGGGTGTCCATTCCGCCCATATAAACGGCTGTCACTTGGATGGCCGTTCCTTCAAGTTCCTTAATAAGACTTTCTGTAAAACCACGTACCGCGAATTTGCTTGCTACATAGACGGATTCATTTTTCTTTCCGCGTAGTCCGGCGGTTGAAATGACATTCATAAGTTGACCTTCACCTTGTTCAACAAGTAAAGGTAGGATCGCCCTCGTCATATTGATCGTTCCTTTTATGTTCGTCGCTAATACTTGTTCGATTTCATCATCAGAATATGTATCGAGCGGACCAAAACAACCGGTTCCGGCATTGTTTATCAGAAGGTCGATCCGGTCGGTTTCTAAAAATGAATGGAGCGAATTTTGAATGTCCTTTGTATTTGTTATATCACAAGCAATTGCAGTTGCAGACCCGCCACAGATTGCTATTTCTTCTTTTACCGTTTCTAACGGTTCGATTCGGCGTCCGACAAGGAAAACATGGTCGCCTTTTTTTCCGTATTGAATTGCAAGGCTCCTGCCTAATCCAGTTCCAGCACCGGTAATGATGATATTTTTCAATGTAATCACTCCTTGTATATTTAAGTAAAAAAATGACCTTCTTTAATTACGAATTTTAGATTGATTTTTCAAAGCGGTAAGGTTGTATCAAGCACCATCATTATGCTAGCATACCTCTTTAATTTGGCAAATAAATACGATTTCTACTATACTAAAAGGGGATTTGGAGGTTAAATGAATGGAAAAGCGCTATAGTGATATGAGTAAATATGAATTGCATGAAGAAATTCGTACATTAACGGAAAATGCAAGAAAAGCGGAACAACTTGGGGTCGTCAATGAACTAGCAGTGCTTGAAAGGAAAATTGCGATGGCTCGATGTTATTTGCTTGACCCATCACATTATAAGCCAGGTGAAGTATATGAGTTGGAAATTGATCCACAACGTGATTTTAAAATTGATTATATGAATGGAATTTTCGCATGGGGATATCGAAGCGGACAAAACGAACTTGAGGCATTTCCGATATCGATGCTGCGTTCGAAAAATAAAAAGGACTAACCCGTTGTTATAATGGGAGCAAATGCCTCATTATAAGGGTTAGTCCAGTTTAATGCAATCTAAGAGCGTTTTCGTGTTTCAACTTTTAATACGTGGTTGTGCAAACTCCGCTGCGTTTCTCCATTCACCTGTTGGTAGGAATGTTTCGGGTTCGCGCGCGGTGATTGGAATGGATCTTCATACATCGCATATAGCCGGTTTTGAGTATCTTTTCCCATGAGTTGACAACTCCTAATAAAGTGTCATCAGGATTGATTGGAACGCCTCATTCGCTCGAATGGATGTGTTTGGGTCGTCCCATTGGCTCGTTTTGATGCATATTCTTCTTTTGCCCGGGGTTCACCCGAGGGAGAAATCCGATTAGGAAAGTCTTTAGCTTTATTACGCATTGGTAACAGCTCCTTTGTAATCGGTAACCTTAGTATGACAAGAAAACACGTCTAATATGTTGTGAAAAAATTGACATGGATTGAGGGATTAATGATGAATGAAACCTTTCATCGCTTAGCAGAACAGCTTCAGTAACAGAACAGCAACCTAACTTATGATGAAGCGAGGAATTGGGTGGAGGCACTTTGGGAAGATTTCGAGACTACACGAGCGCGTGCAGGCAGAACGTACAAAGGCCACGAAATGACAGAGCGAATCGTACAGGAGTCGATTATTCGTTACGGTGCAAAGCTTCATGATTATTTCAGCAACAATCCGAAATTTTCACATCTGCTTAATAAAGAAAACTAGGCAAAGTCAAGCCTTGGCGCAGACTGAGCCTTAGCTGCGCTTATACTTGGGACGTAAACTTTTCTTTAACGATGATTATCCTTCTTGTTGAAAAGTTATGCTTTCCTAATGTGCAAAGAGAGGAATGACTCGCTGCGAGCCATCCCTCTTTTTCTTAATTCGTTGCTAACTCGAGCTTCCGTTTTAACGTCTTTTCACTGTAGACCCAGCCTGTAAAGGAGGTTGTAATCGTTAAGTTCTCATCCATTCGAACAACTGCTACAAAAGGGTAGTGCCCCTTAGAACGGTATCGTAAGTCGATGAATCGTACTTCGTAACCGTCCTCGAGGTTCTCGACTTCCCAACGATAGACTGGTGAAAACGATAAAAATGCAGCAAGGTTTGAATTCTTTACGGCAGCGTTGATCATTGGATTATCCGGTATTGGTTTTCGATCATAGATATCATGAACGGTTAAATCGTCGCCCTTCACTTCAACGACATGGAACTGATCATCGGTCATAACTGCAACGTGTTTTTGACTCCAACGTATTGTCGGACAAACGATCACATTTTCGGCATCAAGGATTTCCTTTTTAACAACTTGAATTGTGTGTCGTCTTGAAAGGTATCGCCAAATATAGTATCCAATCAAAATGGTGTATATCGTTAAAAACGTATAGCCAGGGTCAAAGCCCAAATACCAAAGAACAAACCCAAAGATATGGGTAGTAAATATAAACGGATCGAAAATATTAATCATACCGAGTGCAATCCATCTTTTTGTAAATGGATATAAGGCTTGAGTCCCATATGCATTAAAAATATCAACAAACACATGTAAAAAGACAGCTAAAAATGTCCATAACCATACGTGAAGTAAATTCGCTCCTGGAAAGAACAGACTAAGAACCCCAGCAATCAAAATCGGCCATAAAATAACAGCCGGAATCGAGTGGGTTATTCCACGATGGTTCCGAATATAGACGGCATTACTCCTTAATTTTAATATCGTATCAAAATCAGGGGCGTTCGAGCCTACTATCGTCCCGACTAATACAGCTTGTGTAGTTACCGGATCCTGTGTAAGTACAGGGTCGATAGTGGCGAGTCCACCAAGAGCGATACCCATAACAATATGTGTACCCGTATCCATTAATTGCAAAGCCTCCTCAATAAGCGGTTCAAATTCGGATTCGGTTCTTTAACTTATTGTGTCCAAAAATGTGTAGTTCGATGGGTATGGGATAACATTTTAGCGGATGTCCAAAAGTGATACGCCGACATTTTGAACAAACGGTGATAGATGATTTTATAGTGCATTTAGTTTATAGTATAGTGGTTACATTATATGGTTTAGACATATTCACTAAATCAAACAAATTTGGTCGCTATTTTCAACATTACATATCATTTTATCATGACGGGGGATTAAAGTTGATTAAAATGGGTTGTCACAATCTAAAACTTTCGATAAATAAAGAAGCATTTCAATCTGATTTACTTAATTGGTATAATACGGATCACCGGGATCTCCCATGGAGAAAGGTACGCGACCCTTATAAAATCTGGGTTTCTGAAATTATGCTTCAGCAAACAAGAGTCGATACGGTCATTCCTTATTTCGAACGCTTCATGGAGCTTTTTCCAACTGCAACAGCTCTTGCGGATGCTGATGAAGAAAAGGTTTTAAAAGCTTGGGAAGGCCTCGGCTATTATTCAAGAGCGCGCAATCTGCAGTCCGCTGTTCGTGAAGTAAAGGAAACCTATAATGGTGAAATTCCTGCCGATCCCGATGCGATTCAATCACTAAAGGGTGTTGGTCCATATACTGCCGGTGCAATATCAAGCATAGCCTTCGGGTTGCCGGAGCCAGCAGTGGATGGAAATGTGATGCGTGTTTTATCCCGAGTTTTACATATTGAAGACGATATCGCAAAACCTCAAACCCGTAAATTATTTGAGGGGGCAGTTAGACAGCTCATTTCAAAGGAAAACCCTTCTCACTTTAATCAAGGACTAATGGAGCTTGGAGCAACAGTCTGTACACCGAAATCACCTACTTGTTTATTTTGTCCAGTTCAACAATACTGTCAAGCTTTTGAAAAAGGGATACAAGACACGCTTCCAGTTAAAAAGAAAAAAATCAAGAAAAGAACGGTTCCGGTTGCTGTTGCGCTATTGACTGATGAGAGCGGCAATACGCTTATTGAAAAACGACCAGAAAACGGGCTGCTTGCAAACCTTTGGCAATTTCCGAACTACGAAACAGAAGGTAGTAAAGTTGATCTTACTGAACAATTGAAAAACTATTTAGAGGGTCGTTATCCGATAACTGTCGATCTAAATGAGCATTTGATCGATTTTCAGCATGTGTTTTCACACTTGACGTGGAAGCTTACTGTTTATTCGGGAACATTTAAAATGAATGAACTGATGAATACCGATGCTAAAATTGTTAATAAGCTTGAGCTGGAACAATATCCATTACCGGTTTCACATCAAAAAATTGCCGCGATTTGGAAAGAAAAATAAATCAAGGGCTGACCTAGGATAAAGTAAGTTGCCTTTAGGTCAGCCCTTGATTTTTGGTATTATTCGTAATTAGGTCTTGTACCATGGTTCCCGTCGGCTTCATCACGATGCAATCCGCCACGTTCCTCAATTTGCTCAATGATTTCACGATGGATTGTTACTCCTTCACTGTTCAAATAAGGTGTAATTTGTTGAAGAGAGTGATGGTAGAAGGCTAACTCTTTATCAGTCCATTCAGTTTTAGATATCATCGAAAGTTCCGTCATATCTCTCCCTACATACATAATTATTACCTCCTGATTGTAACTCCTTTTCAAGCCCAAACTAAAAACAGACGGCTTTACATCCTATTTACCCCGCACATACTGATTTTAATCTTTCCGTTTTCAAATTGGATTATGTATGGAAAATGGTACATTAAAAAATAAGCATAGTACTTTGCCGGGTTGGTTAAATTACAGATGTGGAGGTGAGACACATGGCAAAACAACAACAAGGCCAACAAACACAAGCTGGTACAAACGTACAACAAGTTAAGCAGCAAAACGCTCAAGCGGCTCAAGGTCAACAACCTGGTCAACAAGCTGCTCAACAAGCTGCTCAACAAAAGGCTGGTCAATTTTCTGCTGAATTTGCGGGCGAACAAACAAATGCTCAGCAAGTACGTCAGCAAAACCAGCAATCTCAACAGCGTAAAAAGTAACCACACTTCCGAAAGACACTCTCGGTATCCACTGCCGAGGGTGTTTTTTACATTCTTAGATTTTTGAGGGTCATGGTCAATTCGAACGTCAGACAAAATAATTCAATCATAGGTCATTGGCCCTGCTTCACATAAAACCCTGAAAATATCAAGGTTTAAATGTTTCAACTATAAATGTGAAGGAAACAATTTACTTGGTGACGAACAAAGTACATAGAAAGGATGTGGTCAAAAAATGTGTGGAAGATTTACGCTTACAGCAGAAATCGACCTCCTGATGGATTGGTTTGAAATTGATGAATGGACAGATATCGATCTAAAACCAAGGTTCAATATCGCGCCTTCTCAAAACATCTTAGCCATAGTATCAAACCAAAGAAATCGACGTGCTGGGCTTTTAAAATGGGGGCTTATTCCACCATGGGCGAAAGACCCATCAATCGGAAACAAGCTGATCAATGCCCGTGCCGAAACCGCTATGGAAAAACCGAGCTTCCGCAATGCAATTAAGAGGCGCAGGTGTCTTATTCCGGCAAGCGGATTTTATGAATGGAAAAAGGAAGGCAAACAAAAACAGCCCAAATACATTCAAATGAAGGAAGACAATCTTTTTGCTTTTGCAGGTCTCTGGGAGAGGTGGTCCGATGATAGCGGTAACCCATTACATACGTGCACAATTTTAACGACAAAACCGAATGAACTGATGGAGGACATACATAACCGGATGCCAGTTATTTTACCTAAAGATGAATATTCACGTTGGCTGAAATCCGATGAAGAACCAGAAGCAATCGAGGATTTGCTGCAACCATACGATGCTGAGAAAATGGCCGCACATAATGTTTCAACGCTAGTCAACTCGCCAAGAAACGAATTGCCTGAATGTATTGAAGAAATGTAATTATTTAAAGAGCATTATGTACCTGCGTCCGCAAGTAAATGCTACGGGTATAGCTTCCTCGGCACTCGTAGCTAAGTAGCTTATCTGTACCTGTGTCTACAAGTTTATCCTACGAGGCGGGTTTCCTCCGTACAACTCGTAGCTTATGTGCAAGTATCGCTCGTTGCACTTTCATTTTCATTTATACGAAGAAAGGATATAATAGAGGATGTTCAAATTTTGAATCGGACAAAAAGTTGAAAGGAGTTTGCTATGTCTTTTCCGACCACTGGAAGTTCAATACAAATTCAAAGCTATAAACATAACGGACAATTGCACCGGGTATGGGAAGAAACAATCATCTTAAAAGGAACTTCTTCTGTTGTAATTGGCGGAAATGACCGCATTTTGGTTACAGAATCAGATGGAAGACAGTGGCGTACAAGGGAACCAGCCATTTGTTATTTCAACTCAGAACAATGGTTCAATGTCATTGCAATGTTACGTGAAAATGGCATCCATTACTACTGTAATCTAGGAACTCCTTTTACCTATGATGAAGAAGCATTGAAGTATATCGATTATGATTTAGATGTCAAAGTTTTTCCGGATATGACTTATACCTTGCTTGATGAGGATGAGTTTGTGCTCCATCGTAAGGAAATGGATTACCCGACTGAAATCAACGATATTATGCGACGGAATTTAGAGCAATTGTATTCATTGATTAATCAACGCAAAGGCCCTTTTGAACCTTTTTTTGTGGAGAATTGGTATGAGCGGTTTTTAGAATATCGGTAAAAATGAAAGTTCGACAATGTCGAGCTTTTACTTCTTTTTCTGAAACTAAAGTCAGCCAGTAGGTTATCTTAAAGCTATAAAGACTGTGACATCAGGAGGTGAGGACCACGGATAGCATTAAGAGATATTTACAATTTGTTACCCCGTACCGAAAACAGATCATCATCACGATCTTTATCGGGATTTTCAAGTTTGGGATTCCTTTATTAATTCCATTAATTTTAAAATATGTCATAGATGACGTCGTGAACGCTGATATCGGTATGGATGAAAAGATTACCCGCTTGTCCTGGGTATTGGCAGGCGCTTTTTTTGTGTTTGTCGTCCTCAGACCACCCATCGAATATTATCGGCAATACTATGCCCAGTGGACAGGAAGTAAAATCTTGTACGACATCCGCGATCGCTTGTTCAGTCATATACAGCGATTAAGTTTAAAGTATTACTCCAATACGAAAGCTGGGGAAATCATTTCTCGAGTCATTCATGATGTTGAACTAACGAAAGCTTTCGTCATTACAGGACTTATGAATATTTGGCTTGACATGTTTACGATCGTGATTGCGATTGCCATCATGATGACAATGGATGTCTGGTTGACGCTAGTTGCGATTTCCTTACTTCCGTTCTATGGTCTATCAATCAAATACTTCTACAGTCGCTTACGGGATCTGACGAAAGACCGTTCGCAGGCTCTAGCTGAGGTGCAGGGCCACCTTTATGAGAGGGTACAGGGTGTTTCCGTCATTCGAAGCTTTGCTCTCGAGGATTATGAACAGGAGCAGTTTGATGTACGGAACACGAACTTTTTGGATAAAGCATTGAACCATACATCATGGAATGCCCGAACCTTTGCAGTTGTAAATACAATCACTGATATTGCACCTCTTCTCGTCATTACAGTCGCAGGATATTTTGCGATAACAGGAAGGATAACGATCGGTGCAATGGCTGCATTCGTTGCTTATATGGATCGCCTCTATAATCCACTAAGGCGGCTTGTCAATTCATCAACGACATTGACCCAGGCGATTGCGTCAATGGATCGCGTCTTTGATTTTATGGATGAAAAATATGATATTGAGGATCGGAAAGATGCTACGGAACTTAAATTTGTCAAAGGGCATATCACGTTTGACAATGTCTCGTTTCGCTACAACGATAATGAACGGGATATTTTAGACGGAATCAACTTAGATGTCAATGAAGGGGAAACGATTGCACT encodes the following:
- a CDS encoding amidohydrolase, with amino-acid sequence MKTLIKNATLYPVTSSVKSGDLLIENGKITQIAESISVQNNMNVFEATGMHLLPGFIDVHTHLGLYDEGTGWAGNDANETHEPLTPHIRAIDSIHPLDIAFNDAIKFGITTVHVMPGSANVIGGQTAVIKTHGKNVKNMLVKEKAGLKIALGENPKRIHSGRHNDSITRMGIMGMLREEFYKAKHTDNPNCLRIAPIISVLKREMPVRIHAHRADDILSAVRFADEFDLDLRIEHCTEGHLVVSELADRNLQVSVGPTLTRKSKIELKNKTWQTYRILSEHDVAVSITTDHPYVPIQYLNVCAALAVREGLPIEKAIAGITINPAKNLGIDERVGSLEVGKDADITLWNNHPFHFSALPILTMINGEIVYQKSD
- a CDS encoding YfhD family protein, with the translated sequence MGKDKRARRQAQNKQNMAPDGRDVEFSQELADSNDLQAQERAAAASKRARQK
- a CDS encoding TIGR01777 family oxidoreductase, with product MNIAITGGTGFVGQALTDHLTRQGYSVYVLTRNPEDKPDKNNVTYIKWLTDDSDPSTELPDLSAIVNLAGETINGRWTEEKKEKIISSRITATQEIVNIIAAQPNKPSVLINASAIGFYGTSMTRTFDETVQEPGNDFLSHVTENWEREAAKAKAFGVRVVYTRFGLILDGDEGALPRIAIPYKIFAGGPIGSGEQWYSWIHINDIVGLIDFAINNETVDGPLNATSPHPVQMHVFGKVLGKTLNRPHWFPTPGFLLRGALGEMSTLILDGQKVYPQKALNDGYKFQFPTLTSALNAIYNK
- the recX gene encoding recombination regulator RecX; this translates as MKITKITVQKKNKSRYNVYVDCGHGEEFGFAIDEDVYIKFGIEKGMELSAKEISELQSEDEVRKGFNQAVNYLSYRMRSCQEIVEYLKKKEVPTSAIEAIMKRLQELKYIDDLEFAKMFIRSKVTTSQKGPKALEQELKLKGVSEAIIEKAILVYPQDQQIESATKLAKKKAKQNQKLSEIAAKQKIGQLLKQKGFSWTIIEQAIEKASLQKDEQEEREALDIQAQKAHRKYRKFSGWEYKQKMKQQLYRKGFSIELIDEWLNETEISDQ
- a CDS encoding SDR family oxidoreductase is translated as MKNIIITGAGTGLGRSLAIQYGKKGDHVFLVGRRIEPLETVKEEIAICGGSATAIACDITNTKDIQNSLHSFLETDRIDLLINNAGTGCFGPLDTYSDDEIEQVLATNIKGTINMTRAILPLLVEQGEGQLMNVISTAGLRGKKNESVYVASKFAVRGFTESLIKELEGTAIQVTAVYMGGMDTPFWDETDHIKDRSRLKSPDTVAELIVDQNAGQAEIFIDR
- the rlmD gene encoding 23S rRNA (uracil(1939)-C(5))-methyltransferase RlmD, which codes for MKTKDVHVKTGDKIPVTIKRLGINGEGVGFYKKKVTFIPGALPGEEVIAKVDKSFPNRIEANLATIKKRSDDRVKPPCPIYEECGGCQLQHLKYEAQLREKKDIVRQAFQRYTSYNAHHIPLKDTIGMEDPWNYRNKSQLQVAKKEAGVIAGLYGIGSHKLIDLTNCMVQHPETSNVTNVIKSILGDLNISIYNERKRTGMVRTIVTRVSFQTKQVQVVLVTAERNLPKKDLLIQEIKSRLPQVVSLLQNINGQKTSVIFGDKTIHLEGGETIQETLGDLSFELSARAFFQLNPIQTVKLYNQVRRAAKLTGVEKVVDAYCGVGTIGLWLAKDAKEIRGMDVIQDSIRDASENAIKHGYSNADYVTGKAEYWLPKWLKEGWKPDVIVVDPPRTGCDQTFLQTVAKIKPKKLVYVSCNPSTLAKDVNFLSESGFKIQSLQPVDMFPHTSHVEVVAALTLNKK
- a CDS encoding GNAT family N-acetyltransferase, which encodes MLKKRDLSECHVLYDLMVDPAVFPFVRQKAGSFEEFMFLTKQTIEAEDRGELISRTILDEWHNPIGTINLFDIQNQCGFLGTWLGKPYHGKGYNQPAKEEFFNELFFEKEIQTILMRIRKTNLRSKYAAQKFPYITLANDVRTEIYQQLNTFEDVYDLYQIERDTYYLYTLREAVNEEVIREA